The window CATATGGATTTCACCGCTGGTAGCGTCTACAGACAGCTGAGCAGTGCTCAGTGCGTCATGTGAACGGCGCATTCCGCGCTTTGAACGTGATTTTTTGTTCTGTTGTACAGCCATTGGCCTGTCTCCTAGATTACTTGCTCTTCAGTTTTTCTAACACTGCAAACGGATTTGGACGCTCCTCATGAGCGGGTTCGATCTCGCCTACAACCATGTCTTTAGATCCAGCACTGCAATCAATTTCTTGATGCATTGGGATTATCGGCATAGCGACTATCAATTCATCTTCGATCAATTGATGTAGACGCACTTCGCCAATTTCATTGCACTCAATTGGGTCATACGCATCCGGGAGCTCATCGATTTCTGCCTTAGTCCGGCATGGACCGAAGCAAAACTCGACCGTAACCTCAGTGGTAAATAGCGTCATGCAACGTTGACATATCAGAGTGAGCTCCGTCACAGCCTTCCCTTTCAGGTAGACTATCCCCTGTAAATCTACGCCACATTCAAGCGACACTGCCACATCGGAACAGTCGCCGGCACATAACTCATTTAATCTTTTCAATTGCACACCAGGAACAACGCCCTGATAAACTAGGCGACTCGAGGCGGCGCGAAATGGATCAATTGAAACCGGTATCTTTACTGTTTGCATAAGGCGCGCATATTATAGTTTGAAAACGCTAGAGTCAAAGAAAAAATTCTAACTTAAGCCCCAGTTTGCGACTTAAGCCTTTCTCCAGCCCCAACATTGAAATTGACGGAAGCGAAATAGTACCCAAGCCCGAGGTCGCATACAAGCATAAGCCGACTAAAATAGTCGCATTCACGGAAAAGAAACCGTAAAAGACGAAACTCTTGCACTCTCTAGCGCAGATTGGTCACAATATGAGTCACTCTTTTGCGGATATCCTATTATGCCAACCCCATTAATCTTAGCTTCGACCTCTGTATACCGACAATCTTTACTGCAAAAACTCGGTCTTCCCTTCGAATGCTGCAATCCTGATATTGACGAAACGGCGCATATCGATGAATCGGCCCATGCCTTAGTGCTGCGATTAGCCAAAGCAAAAGCCGTCGCAGGTGCAGAACAATTCCCCGATGGGCTGATTATTGGCTCCGATCAAGTTGCCGTCATTGATGGCAAGATTATCGGTAAGCCCCATCATTTTGATAATGCCGTCGCGCAGCTCACCCAAGCATCTGGCAAGGCCATCACCTTTTATA of the Shewanella baltica genome contains:
- the rpmF gene encoding 50S ribosomal protein L32, yielding MAVQQNKKSRSKRGMRRSHDALSTAQLSVDATSGEIHMRHNVTADGFYRGKKVINK
- the yceD gene encoding 23S rRNA accumulation protein YceD, which produces MQTVKIPVSIDPFRAASSRLVYQGVVPGVQLKRLNELCAGDCSDVAVSLECGVDLQGIVYLKGKAVTELTLICQRCMTLFTTEVTVEFCFGPCRTKAEIDELPDAYDPIECNEIGEVRLHQLIEDELIVAMPIIPMHQEIDCSAGSKDMVVGEIEPAHEERPNPFAVLEKLKSK
- a CDS encoding Maf family protein — encoded protein: MPTPLILASTSVYRQSLLQKLGLPFECCNPDIDETAHIDESAHALVLRLAKAKAVAGAEQFPDGLIIGSDQVAVIDGKIIGKPHHFDNAVAQLTQASGKAITFYTGLALYNAETGAMAAEVEPFTVHFRHLSHAQIVAYIEKEEPYYCAGSFKSEGLGIALFTELEGRDPNTLVGLPLILLTEMLLAQGVDVLA